Below is a genomic region from Alkalinema sp. FACHB-956.
ACCTACGCCCATGATGCTTCTGTCCAACAAAATCAGAATGGTGAGATGAGAGAACCGTAAGATAAAAACCAGAAATTGCTAAAAAGTCACTCAAGGAACCTTTTTAAACGAAAAAACAGCCTGGACATCCTTGGAAGGAAATCCATATTTCTAGTGTAGTTCCCCATCTTGCTACAGGACAGAACACCCTGGCAAGCAAAAAGATTTTTTATTTCATAAAAAAATAGGCTGGCTCCCCTTCTCCTAAAGAACTGGCTTAGCCTAGCCCATCTCCCCCTCCAGGGATCTTTCCACCCAGCTGAACAATTGGGAAAGCACAGGGTCTTCGCTCAACCAATCCCCATCGGCCTCGATCGTCGATTTTTACGGAGATCCCCCCCAATCCAATAGTTCCAATCCGATCGTTCTAATCATCGTGATTCGATTCCTTCGCAGTGACAAACCGATTGGCTACGGTTTCCGGTTGAATGGCGGACAAAATGACATGTCCAGAATCCGTAATAATCACAGCACGGGTACGCCGACCATAGGTGGCATCGACCAACTCGCCCCGTTCCCGCGCATCCGTAATAATCCGTTTGATGGGGGCAGATTCCGGGCTGACGATCGCAATCACCCGATTCGCAGACACAATGTTACCAAAACCAATATTAATTAACTTAATTTCCATCATCAAAAACAGTCTTCAAGACCTTGTACAGAGCACACTTGAATTTTCCACGTTTTATCGTAACCGCAAAAATCTAATATGAACAGATCGAACCTTACTCTCCTATCTCAATATTTTTATCTCGATCTTTCTCTCATAATGAGTGATCCAGAGATCTTTTGGCTTTTTAGTTGACAGTAATACAATTTGATTCTTTCGCATCAGTGCTGTTTCAGGTTTTTCGCAGGTGAAAGAGCCAAAATCGAGGATTTTTATTAATCCAGAGGTCTCAATCTAGATATTTCAAGCATTCACCTCTACTTACTCCAGTTCTTTGCCTCAATGGCAGATCAAATAAGCCTCCCCTCCCTTCAAATCTTGGCATTGAGCCAGGGTAGACGTAGGACCTTCGGCCCTCACCCCCCTTGCCCCTCCTGACGGACACCCTACTCTGAACAAGCCCACATTGATGGCGATCGAGAACGGTCTGCCACCGATGCAGGCAGCAGCGCAAGGTTGAACCCTGGAAGTCCTACCCCATAAAATTGTTTAAAGGAGTTTAAAAATTGTGCAAAAAGTGAGAAGTTTCTCTAAATTTTGAGCCCCGTAAACAGTTGACGAAACCACACAGTTCAGGCGCACAAAATTAGTGAGTGCAAGTGGTAGGTTCTCATTTCTATTCACTATTCCACTTAACTCTAAAACATTGCTCCATACAATGCATGGCATTGATGAATGCGATCAAAATGTGATCAAAAGTTCAGTTAACAGAGGAGTTAGAAATTTATATCAATACAAATAGAGAATTAGATAAACATAGATAAATAATATAAAACCTTCATAAGGGCAGATTTTTTCCGATTTATTCACTATTTTCAGCTATCCCACTGTTGAAACCAGACTTCTTCCATCGCCTTGAGGCATTCCTACATTCCCCTTGGACAACCTGTTTCGTCTACACTCTGTCTGGGAGTCAACAGCGAACTGGGAGTCAACAGCGAACCCTATTCTAGTCAAACCCACAGTCAAACCCACAGTTAAACCCAAGGTTAAACCCACTCTAGGCTAACTGGGTTTGCTGACAGGTTCAGGGTCTGACTCAACTCTGAACTTAGGTCTGACTTAGGTCTGACTTAGGTCTCACTTAGGTCTGACCCAGATCTGAGACCCAATGAATCCATGATATAACTCTCTTCCTGGAGATAACTCTCTTCCTGTCCTCTCTAGCCCCATTCCCTATTACCCTAGGCAAATCGAACTGTGCAGCCCGTTGATTTCACCACTTTGATGGCGATTTGCCATGAGCTAAGGCAAACTTGGCTCCCCGCCCGTCTAGAACAAGTTTACCAACGCGATCGCTATACTCTTTCTCTGGCACTGCGCACATTACAGGGCCGGAGCTGGCTCACGATTTCCTGGCATCCCCAAGCTGCACGGCTTCACATTGGCGATCCACCTCCCCGTCAACCCGATACGTTTACTTTTAGTCAACAGCTTTGGCATCAATTGGGGGGGTTGGCACTGGTAGCGATCGATCTGGTTGCCCCCTTCGAGCGGGTTCTCGTCCTCCAGTTTGCCAAGCGTCCTGGGGATCCAATTCTGTGGCAGGTGTACGTGGAAATCATGGGGCAGTACAGCAATGTGATTTTGGTCAACCAAGCCCAGGAAATTGTGACTGCCGCTTACCAAGTGAGCGATCGTCAATCTCGAATTCGATCGATCCAAACGGGGGATCCCTACGAACTCCCGCCCAGACCCACCAGTGCCGTTCCCACCCTGGAAGATCCCTACGATCGTTGGCAAGACCGCATTCAGTTGATCCCAGGGCCACTGGGAAAAACCTTACTGAAAACCTATCGCGGCCTCAGTTCTACCTTGGTGGCGGAGTTAGTCACCCATGCTGACCTCGATCCCACGATCGGCACGGATCAACTCCAAACCAGCGATTGGGAGCGATTATTTCAGGCTTGGCAAACCTGGCTGCATACCTTGGCAGATTGCACCTTTTCCCCCCACCTTACGGCGCAGGGTTACTCGGTGCTGGGCTGGAACCAACCGGAGGTTGCCCACCCAGGCGACTGGGCCAGTTTAACCGCTCAAGAAATTCTGCAACGCTACTATACCGATCGCCTCAACGAACAAACCTTTCGGCAACTTCAGCACCAATTGCAGCAGCGACTGGCCAATCTTCTGAGTAAGCTATGCCTTAAACGGGATGGCTTTCTCGATCGCCTCCAAGCCAGCGATCGATCGGATGAACTGCGGCAACAGGCTGATCTTCTAATGGCACATTTGCATTTGGGCGAACCCGGCATGAGCCAGATCGAACTCCCAGATTTTGAAACTGGACAACCGATTCGAGTTTCTCTCAGTCCGGAAAAAAATCTGGTACAAAACGCCCAAAGCTTATATAAGCAGTACCAAAAACTGACCCGGGCCCGAGCGGCGATCGATCCCCTATTAGCCAACGTGCAGTCAGAAATCCATTATCTCGAACAGGTAGACACGGCTCTGCGCCAGTTGGAAACCTACACCACGATCGCCGATCTAGATACCCTCGAAGAAATTCGGGAAGAACTGATCCAGCAAGGCTACCTGGAGGATCCCACCTATCGCCGGGAATCCCAGGGGCAAGATCGGGCCAGCGAACCCCACCATTACCCCACTCCCGCCGGGTTTGAACTTCTGATTGGCCGCAACAATCGCCAAAATGACCAACTCACCTTTCGGACTGCGGGCGACTATGACCTCTGGTTCCACACCCAGGAAATCCCCGGCAGCCATGTACTACTGCGGATACCGCCAGGTAGCGTTCCCGACGAAGCCGATCTCCAATTCGCCGCTGACCTGGCCGCCTATTACAGCCAAGCCCGCCAAAGTGAACAGGTTCCCGTGATCTACACCCAGCCTAAGCATGTTTACAAACCCAAGGGAGCCAAGCCAGGAACGGTGATTTATAAACAGGAACAAATTCTTTGGGGCAATCCCCAACGGGGGTTATCCTGGCTTCGTGAAGAGAAAAAGATTTAGCTGCAAACGGATCCCAAGCATAACGATCCCAGTCACAGCGGTCGATCGTAAAATTTCGAAAGCATGTGAATTTTCGCAACGAATTTTTCGTATTTTCTGTTACAATCCTCAGTCAATAGGGATAAATACTCTAAAGAACCTTCTGCACGCTTGGGAACGCGCAGAATTGAGGTTCCTTCGATGTGAGACGACAACAGAAAACCGTAATCAGGTTTACTTCAATTTAGTTGACCAGCTTCTAGGGAGAGGCTGGTCGATTTATTTTAGAGCCGCGCAAGACCACACAATCTTTATGCAGCCTAACCGCTTTGTGTAGCCTAGCCGCTATGCTAAATCGATGTCCGTGGGTCGATCGAGCCCCTCAGGAAAGCGCTCGGAAAGACGATCGCCCGATTCCTCGCTAGCCTTTTGAAATCGTTCCTTTATGCCAAGTTACGCCCTTGTCCATGAGTGGTTGACCCCCAAAGCCACTGGCGGATCCGAACTCGTCGTCCAGGAAATTTTGCAACATATCGATGCAGACCTCTACGCCCTGATTGACTTTGAGTCCCGCAATCCTAAGAGCTATCTCTATCGCCGCCAGATCGGCCACACATTTCTGCAACGGTTTCCCTTCGCAGAGCAAGGCGTACAGAAATACTTACCCTTGCTGCCCTTGGCGATCGAGCAGTTGGATTTGGGCCACTATGACATTATTTTGTCGTCCTCCCATGCCGTAGCCAAAGGCGTATTGACCAAAGCCCACCAAATGCATGTGTGTTACTGCCATGCCCCTATGCGTTATGCCTGGGATTTGACCTTTGATTATCTCAGCAGCAGTCGATCGGGGCGGGGGTTACCCGGCATCCTGACCCGCTATTTACTGCACCAACTGCGCCAATGGGATGTTCTTTCGGCCAACCGAGTAGATTATTTTGTCGCCAATTCAAAAACGACAGCGCGACGGATTTGGCGGTGCTATCGGCGGGAGGCAGAGGTGATTTATCCCCCCGTCGCCGTCGATCGCTTTCCTCTCGTGACTGAAAAACAAGACTTTTATCTCACGGTTTCCCGATTGGTGAGTTACAAGAAGGTCGATTTGATTGTCGAAGCCTTTAATCAACTGGGTTTACCGTTAGTGGTAATTGGTGATGGGCCAGACTTACCTAAAATCCGCCAACGTGCCAAAGCCAATATTCAACTGCTTGGCTGGCAATCCAATGCGGTGGTTGAACGCTACATGGCCCAAGCCAAAGCCTTTGTGTATGCGGCCTACGAGGATTTTGGCATCGCCCCGGTGGAAGCCCAAGCCTCTGGCACGCCTGTGATTGCCTATGCCGCCGGGGGCACCGGAGAAAGCGTGAAGGATGTTCGCCAGTGGGGATCCCAGGGTACAGGGATGCTCTTTCCCCAGCAGTCGATCGCCAGCTTACAGGAAACGATCCAAGCCTTTGAACGTCATTACCAACAACTGCAACCAGAGGTGATCCATCAGCACGCCCTGGGATTTCAGCCCACGGTCTTTCGCGATCGGTACTTGGAATTCCTCGATCGCAGCTACGCCCAGTTCCAAACCCAGCATCAATTCGATCGTCCCGACCTATGACAGGCAAGAGACTGTCCAAAAATTTGATCTTATTTAAGCCAAGTGGGGACGATCGCTTTATGATCGGAACTACATTTCTTCGAAAAAGTGAAAGCTTTTTTCGCAAAAATTTACAGTTTTTACGGAATCAAACCCACTTTTGTCGAAAAATCAGTGTGTGGTGTGGAGTATGCATAATATGACTGCCGATAGCCAAGTTGCTGCGGGCCAGGTCATTCGAAGTCGGTCAAAGTCTCGCCGGGGCAAACCGCCGCTTTGGACTTTACTGGATCGAGCGATCGTCAAACGCCTTTTTGATATTGTTTTTTCTTTCTCTGTCCTCATTCTTTTCTCTCCGGTCTACCTGCTTTTGGCCCTACTGGTTGCCCTCAGTTCCGATGGGCCTGTGTTCTACATCCAAGAGCGCGTCGGTAAGCAGGGTCGGCACTTCGGCTGCATTAAATTCCGCACCATGGTTAATCACGCCGATCGGCTACTGGTGGAAATGTTGGCCAGTTCACCCCACCTACAACAAGAATTTGAGGACAATTTCAAGCTGAAACACGATCCGCGCATTACCTGGATCGGTCATTTTCTGCGGATCACCAGTTTGGATGAGTTCCCTCAGTTTTGGAACGTCCTGATGGGCGATATGAGCGTCGTTGGCCCACGCCCTTTGGTACCGGAAGAACTGCACCGCTACGGCGATGCGATCGAGCAAGTGCTTTCGATTCGACCCGGTATTACGGGCCTATGGCAGGTTTCTGGACGCAACGACATTCCCTATCCCCAACGAGTTCGCATGGATGCCTACTATGTGAACCATCGCCGATTCTGGTTAGATCTTTGGCTGATTGTCAAAACGGTGCGCGTTGTTCTTTTTCCCAAAAATAACGGTGCCTACTAGACATTTACTGGTTCTTTACCAGTTTTCCACTGGGGGTTGACTAGGTTGTTACTGGGCCGTAACTCAGTAGAAAACCTCAATTTTGTCCCAGTCCACCCCCATCTTCGATAAAATCTGCATCAGGCATCTGGCGGAACTTTAAGGAGTCTTCGTACACACTTTGGCCGGACTTTATACGATCTTTCCTCAATTCAAGCTAGGCTATTGGCACCTTCTTGAGATCAAAGAGTGAATGATGCATGACTTGAGGAATCTAGGACGCTGAAGCCCTGTTTGCAGCAATCTGTTTTCAGCAATACAGCGTAGAAAGATCACTGTGAGTCGTTCCAATCACTCCGAATTGAGGGATTAATAAATTCATAAATTTCAATCTCGGACGATCGCTGATTAACGTTCTCATCCGTTCTAATCAGGGTTTTGCCTAAAAAGTTTGATTTTTATACGGATCCTTCATCTGGCTAGATGAGTTAACTAGAGACCAGACTTGGACTGGGATTAATCGATGGAGTTGATCCAATCGGATTGATTCGAACTGTGGCAATTAGACTTTTGTCCTTCCACCAGATTCATCCCAACGCTAGTCTGTAATGATTTGTAAGTGTTTTGTATTGTGATTCGTAGGGAAGGAAAGAACTAGCATGACGCAACGTAAGCGGGCATTGATTACAGGGATTACCGGGCAAGATGGTTCCTATTTAAGCGAACTCTTGCTGGAGCAGGGCTACGAAGTGCACGGGATTATCCGTCGTACCTCCACCTTCAACACCGATCGGATCGACCACATCTACGAAGATCCGCACGCAGAAGGAGCACGCCTGTTCCTGCACTACGGTGACCTGACCGATGGCACCATGCTGGGTCGCATCATCGAAGAAGTCCAACCCCACGAGATTTACAACCTGGGTGCCCAGTCCCACGTTCGGGTCAGCTTTGACTCTCCGGAATACACTGCTGACAGCGTAGGCATGGGGGCTCTGCGCCTATTGGAAGCCGTACGGGACTACCAGCAACGCACTGGCAATGAAGTGCGTTATTACCAAGCCGGTTCTTCCGAAATGTACGGCAAAGTGCTGGAAGTGCCCCAGAGCGAACTAACCCCCTTCTATCCCCGCAGCCCCTATGCCTGCGCCAAGGTTTTTGCCCACTGGCAAACCGTCAATTACCGTGAGTCCTACAATCTATTTGCCTGCAACGGGATTCTGTTTAACCATGAATCTCCCCGTCGAGGCGAAACCTTTGTGACCCGCAAAATTACCCGTGCAGTCGCTCGCATTGCAGCTGGGAAACAAAAGAAACTGTTCATGGGTAACCTGGATTCCAAGCGGGACTGGGGTTACGCTAAGGACTACGTGCGGGCTATGTGGCTGATGTTGCAGCAATCCGAACCCGATGATTACGTTGTAGCGACGGGTGAAACCCACTCGGTCAAAGAATTCCTCGATCTAGCCTTTAGTCGAGTCAACCTAGACTGGCAGCAGTATGTAGAATTTGATCCTCGCTATCTGCGCCCAGCAGAAGTGGATCTGTTGATTGGCACCCCTGCGAAGGCGAAGGAAAAGCTGGGTTGGGAACCCTCCGTTACCTTCGAAGAATTGGTCAATCTCATGGTGGATGCGGATCTGCGGGCCGTCGGTATTGACGCCCCCGCTGGCCCAGTGAATTCCGAGAATGCGATCGTGCGGGAAAACGTAGCCGCGATGTCTTTCTAAATGCATCACTCTGAGATGCGTTGGTTTAAGCGATTTCTCCTGATGAGATAGCGGATTTTGGAATAGGGACTGAGAGCATCTCAATAAGCTTTCTCAGTCCTTATTTGTAAGTTCTTAACTGATACGTTCTTAACTTGTAAGTTCTTAGTTGCAAGATCTTGAGGTATTTTTCAAGCGATTCAGCCCAAGCGATTCAGCTCAAGCGATTCAGCCCAAGCGATTCAGCTCAAGCGATTCAGCCCAAGCGATTCAGCCCAAGCGATTCAGCCCAAGCGATTTAGCAGTTTTTCACAGCATGAGGCTAGACAAACCATGACTTCAGCAGCGATCGACCTTTCTAATAAGCGCATTGTCGTCACAGGCGGTGCCGGATTTCTCGGTAAACAGGTGGTGCAGCAATTAATCGCTGCCGGAGCCAATCCTGATAAGATTTCCATTCCCCGATCGAAGGACTATGACCTGCGGCAATGGGAAGCCTGTCAACGGGCCGTCGCTAACCAGGATATTGTGATCCACCTTGCGGCCCACGTCGGCGGCATTGGCCTAAACCGGGAAAAACCCGCCGAATTGTTCTACGACAACCTGATGATGGGGACGCAGCTGATCCATGCAGCCCATCAAGCGGGCGTGGAGAAATTTACCTGCGTGGGTACCATTTGCGCCTACCCCAAATTCACCCCGGTGCCCTTCAAAGAAGAAGACATTTGGAACGGCTATCCCGAGGAAACCAACGCCCCCTATGGTGTTGCTAAAAAAGCGCTCTTGGTACAGCTTCAGTCCTATCGTCAGCAGTACGGGTTTAACGGCATTTACCTACTGCCTGTGAATCTCTACGGGCCAGAAGATAACTTCGATCCCCGCAGTTCCCACGTGATTCCGGCGCTGATTCGGAAAGTCCACGAAGCACAACTCCGAGGAGACAAAGAAATTCCGGTCTGGGGCGATGGCAGTCCGACACGGGAATTTTTGTATTCGGAAGACGCTGCCCGAGGCATCGTCATGGGCACCACTTCCTATAACCACGAAGATCCGGTGAACTTGGGAACCAATCGGGAAATTTCCATTAAGGATCTGATCGAACTGATCTGTCAGTTGATGGAATTCGACGGCAAAATTGTTTGGGAAACGGAGCAACCCAACGGCCAACCCCGCCGATGTTTGGATACGCAACGGGCTAAGGAGCGGTTTGGGTTTGAAGCGAAGGTTAGCTTTGAAGAAGGACTGAAAAATACGATCGAGTGGTATCGGGCCAATGCTCAGTAAGTCCTGAAATTCTCTACAGGATAGAAGCAATTTCTGTTGATTCCGTATCTTCAAGGGAGCTCATCATTAGCTCCCTATTTTTATCATCAGCACAATTTTGCGGCCAAGTTGGCGAGATAGGATGGATATCAAATCAATTTGTGATTGCGACACGTAACGATCCCCCTCTAAATGCCCCTTATCAAGGGGGGACTTTGAGAGAAGTTGGCCAAATTCCCCCCTTGATAAGGGGGGATAGGGGGAATCGGATCTGTAGCAGTGATGAATCAATTTAGTATGAGACATCGACTATCGCAGCAAGCTGGAAAGGGTTCCCATGGGCGTAACGCGACATGAGTCCAACACAACAATAATGACGCTGGCTGAATATTTGGCCTATGACGATGGCACCGACACCCGCTACGAACTGGTGAACGGAGAACGATATCCCATGCCTTCTGAGAGTGATCTGAATAATCTCATCGCGATCGTGCTGCTGGCAGAATTTCTGAAGTTCCTGCCACCCATGCGCCTGCGACGGGGAACTGAACTCGTCACCAGTGGAACAAGAGCAACCATCCGCATTCCGGATTTAATGATTTTGCCCGATGAGCTGATCACCCTCCTCAGCGGTGCGAGCCGCAGTCTCATCACCCTGGATATGCCACCCCCCATTTTGGTCATTGAAATTGCATCCCCCGGAGTCAGCAACCAAGACCGAGACTATCGGTTCAAGCGATCGGAATATGCAGCCCGAGGCATTGAAGAGTATTGGATTGTGGATCCTACACAAGCAAAAGTAACCATCTTCACTTTGGTCGCTGGATTTTATGAAGAACAGGTTTTCACAAAGCGCGATCGCATTATTTCGCCCCATTACCCTGACTTTGGCTTGACCGTAGCGCAACTCCTGCAAAGTGGCAATTCCATGGGCAGCTAGAACCGACAAAGTCCCGGCGGGCAAAGCTGCGGCAAGGGAAGAATGCATCGATCGCCCGTTTGCCAATCTAGCCGCACAATCCGGTGTTGGTTGGTATCCGCCACAAACAGCCAGTTTTGAGCGATCGCTAATCCCGCAGGTTCTGCAAAGTCAGTAAACATCGTTTTGCATTGCCCCGTCGCAGGATTGACCCGTTTAATTTTGTGGTTGTAGGTATCCGCCACCCAGAGATCGGGCTGATTACTGGATGGATCATAAGCAAGACCCAAGCAGTGTTGCAGCCGTACCCCTTCACCCTGGCCATCCAGATCGCCAAAGTCATAGAGATTCCCCGATCCACAAACGCTCGTCACGATCGCATCTCCATCTAGCGCAATAGCCCGGACTGTACTGCTTTCACAATCTGCCACAAAGAGCGATCGGCCATCCGTAGCCAACCCACTCGGCTGGGCAAAGGCTGCCCGCTCTGCATTGCCGTCGAAACAACCTTCCGCCCCAGTTCCTGCCCAGGTTTGCAACTGGTTTGTCACCATATCCAGTCGCCAAATCTGGTGGGATCCAGCCATAGCAATCCAGAGGGCGCGATCGTGCCAAAGCACATCCCAGGGGGAATTTAAGGCGACGTGCTGTGCCAGTCCGCCGTGGGGATGGAGCCAGGGACCTTGAACCCCTGTTCCCGCGATCGTGCTGACCTGCGTAGTTTTCAAGTCGATTTTGCGAATGGCATGATTGCCCGTATCGGCCACGTATAGGACTTGCTTCTCTGGATCCAGCGCTAACCCTTGCGGATGGGAGAACTGAGCCGCAATGCCGTCACCATCCTGAAATCCCGCCTGCCCCTGTCCGATCGTTTGGCTCATCTGTCCCAAAAAATCAGTCACGACAATGCGATGGTGACCAGAATCGGCAATGAAGAGGCGATCGGAGGTGCGATCTGCCAGCACTTTACCGGGAAATCGTAGAGATTCTAGGTGCGGGTCGGGGGGTGGCGGGATCGCGATCGCGGGGGTCGCCTCGGAGCCTACGAGCGCCTGCAAAGCGGATTCAATGCGAGCCAACTGCCCTTCCCCGATCGCCGTCAGTACAACATAGCCCTGGGCATCAATCAGCACAAAGGTTGGATAGGCCCGCACCGCATAGGCATCCCAAATCCGTCGATCGTGATCCACAACCACGGGATGACGGATGTCGTAACGCGCGATCGCGCCTTGAATCCCCGCGATCGTATTTTCTGCATCAAATTTCGCCGTATGCACACCGATCAGCGTCAGGCACGAGTAATATTTTTCCGCCAGCTGGTGCAGCTCTGGCAAAATGTGCAGGCAGTTGATACAGCCGTAGGTCCAGAAATCCAACAAAATAGGCTGCCCCCGCAATGACGCGATCGAGAGAGCAGCACTATTCAACCAGGTTAAATTTTGAGGAAACTGGGGTGCACGCACACGAACCATGGGTCTAGCTCAGGGTTAACCGCAAAGGGCTAATTCCCAGCGTTGCACAATTGCACCCGTTGACGATCGCTATTGTTTCTCTGCCGTAGCCGAGGCTCCTGCCGTCACTGGTTTTGGATTGGCGGCTTTATTTGGCTCAGCAGTTTGATCGATCGGCGTGGAAGGCTTTAAGTACGCTTTCAGGTAATCATACTTATCTGCTGGGTTATCTGCCTTATCTGGCTTATTTGTCTGCACCTCAGATTTCTGTTCGGACACCTTTTTATCCGATCCAGCTTGATCCGATCCAACCTTTTCAGATACAGCGGAACTGGTCGCAGGCTTCACCGGAGGCGCGATCGGAGCTACGGGTTTAGCAGGTGTAACAGATTTAACCGGAGCCGCCGCTGGAACTGGAGCCACCGGTTTAGCGGGTGCAATGGGTTTCACGGCATCAGCTTTCACCGGGGTAACGGGCTTCACCGTGTTAGCCGCTTTCACAGGAGCTACCGCTTTAACTGGGGTAGCAGATTTAGCCGGTTGTCCGATCGTGGGTGCGCGATCGGGTTTGGACAATCCAGGCACACTCGGCTTAGATGCTGGAGCAGACGACACAGATCCACCTGTCTGAGCCGCAGGTTTGCTCGTTGTCACCGCTGTTTTTGGTGTCACTACTGTTTTTGGAGCAACCACAGGTTTAGCCACAGGCGTGATCTTCACCTCAGGCTGTTTCACAGTCACTGCTTTGGGAGGATTGGTTAAGGCTTCTGGGCGAGCGATCGGACGAGCAGCAGGAGCCGTTTTTGTCGCC
It encodes:
- a CDS encoding DUF370 domain-containing protein, which translates into the protein MEIKLINIGFGNIVSANRVIAIVSPESAPIKRIITDARERGELVDATYGRRTRAVIITDSGHVILSAIQPETVANRFVTAKESNHDD
- a CDS encoding NFACT RNA binding domain-containing protein yields the protein MQPVDFTTLMAICHELRQTWLPARLEQVYQRDRYTLSLALRTLQGRSWLTISWHPQAARLHIGDPPPRQPDTFTFSQQLWHQLGGLALVAIDLVAPFERVLVLQFAKRPGDPILWQVYVEIMGQYSNVILVNQAQEIVTAAYQVSDRQSRIRSIQTGDPYELPPRPTSAVPTLEDPYDRWQDRIQLIPGPLGKTLLKTYRGLSSTLVAELVTHADLDPTIGTDQLQTSDWERLFQAWQTWLHTLADCTFSPHLTAQGYSVLGWNQPEVAHPGDWASLTAQEILQRYYTDRLNEQTFRQLQHQLQQRLANLLSKLCLKRDGFLDRLQASDRSDELRQQADLLMAHLHLGEPGMSQIELPDFETGQPIRVSLSPEKNLVQNAQSLYKQYQKLTRARAAIDPLLANVQSEIHYLEQVDTALRQLETYTTIADLDTLEEIREELIQQGYLEDPTYRRESQGQDRASEPHHYPTPAGFELLIGRNNRQNDQLTFRTAGDYDLWFHTQEIPGSHVLLRIPPGSVPDEADLQFAADLAAYYSQARQSEQVPVIYTQPKHVYKPKGAKPGTVIYKQEQILWGNPQRGLSWLREEKKI
- a CDS encoding glycosyltransferase, producing MPSYALVHEWLTPKATGGSELVVQEILQHIDADLYALIDFESRNPKSYLYRRQIGHTFLQRFPFAEQGVQKYLPLLPLAIEQLDLGHYDIILSSSHAVAKGVLTKAHQMHVCYCHAPMRYAWDLTFDYLSSSRSGRGLPGILTRYLLHQLRQWDVLSANRVDYFVANSKTTARRIWRCYRREAEVIYPPVAVDRFPLVTEKQDFYLTVSRLVSYKKVDLIVEAFNQLGLPLVVIGDGPDLPKIRQRAKANIQLLGWQSNAVVERYMAQAKAFVYAAYEDFGIAPVEAQASGTPVIAYAAGGTGESVKDVRQWGSQGTGMLFPQQSIASLQETIQAFERHYQQLQPEVIHQHALGFQPTVFRDRYLEFLDRSYAQFQTQHQFDRPDL
- a CDS encoding sugar transferase — protein: MTADSQVAAGQVIRSRSKSRRGKPPLWTLLDRAIVKRLFDIVFSFSVLILFSPVYLLLALLVALSSDGPVFYIQERVGKQGRHFGCIKFRTMVNHADRLLVEMLASSPHLQQEFEDNFKLKHDPRITWIGHFLRITSLDEFPQFWNVLMGDMSVVGPRPLVPEELHRYGDAIEQVLSIRPGITGLWQVSGRNDIPYPQRVRMDAYYVNHRRFWLDLWLIVKTVRVVLFPKNNGAY
- the gmd gene encoding GDP-mannose 4,6-dehydratase — protein: MTQRKRALITGITGQDGSYLSELLLEQGYEVHGIIRRTSTFNTDRIDHIYEDPHAEGARLFLHYGDLTDGTMLGRIIEEVQPHEIYNLGAQSHVRVSFDSPEYTADSVGMGALRLLEAVRDYQQRTGNEVRYYQAGSSEMYGKVLEVPQSELTPFYPRSPYACAKVFAHWQTVNYRESYNLFACNGILFNHESPRRGETFVTRKITRAVARIAAGKQKKLFMGNLDSKRDWGYAKDYVRAMWLMLQQSEPDDYVVATGETHSVKEFLDLAFSRVNLDWQQYVEFDPRYLRPAEVDLLIGTPAKAKEKLGWEPSVTFEELVNLMVDADLRAVGIDAPAGPVNSENAIVRENVAAMSF
- a CDS encoding GDP-L-fucose synthase; this translates as MTSAAIDLSNKRIVVTGGAGFLGKQVVQQLIAAGANPDKISIPRSKDYDLRQWEACQRAVANQDIVIHLAAHVGGIGLNREKPAELFYDNLMMGTQLIHAAHQAGVEKFTCVGTICAYPKFTPVPFKEEDIWNGYPEETNAPYGVAKKALLVQLQSYRQQYGFNGIYLLPVNLYGPEDNFDPRSSHVIPALIRKVHEAQLRGDKEIPVWGDGSPTREFLYSEDAARGIVMGTTSYNHEDPVNLGTNREISIKDLIELICQLMEFDGKIVWETEQPNGQPRRCLDTQRAKERFGFEAKVSFEEGLKNTIEWYRANAQ
- a CDS encoding Uma2 family endonuclease, with protein sequence MGVTRHESNTTIMTLAEYLAYDDGTDTRYELVNGERYPMPSESDLNNLIAIVLLAEFLKFLPPMRLRRGTELVTSGTRATIRIPDLMILPDELITLLSGASRSLITLDMPPPILVIEIASPGVSNQDRDYRFKRSEYAARGIEEYWIVDPTQAKVTIFTLVAGFYEEQVFTKRDRIISPHYPDFGLTVAQLLQSGNSMGS
- a CDS encoding thioredoxin-like domain-containing protein, with the protein product MVRVRAPQFPQNLTWLNSAALSIASLRGQPILLDFWTYGCINCLHILPELHQLAEKYYSCLTLIGVHTAKFDAENTIAGIQGAIARYDIRHPVVVDHDRRIWDAYAVRAYPTFVLIDAQGYVVLTAIGEGQLARIESALQALVGSEATPAIAIPPPPDPHLESLRFPGKVLADRTSDRLFIADSGHHRIVVTDFLGQMSQTIGQGQAGFQDGDGIAAQFSHPQGLALDPEKQVLYVADTGNHAIRKIDLKTTQVSTIAGTGVQGPWLHPHGGLAQHVALNSPWDVLWHDRALWIAMAGSHQIWRLDMVTNQLQTWAGTGAEGCFDGNAERAAFAQPSGLATDGRSLFVADCESSTVRAIALDGDAIVTSVCGSGNLYDFGDLDGQGEGVRLQHCLGLAYDPSSNQPDLWVADTYNHKIKRVNPATGQCKTMFTDFAEPAGLAIAQNWLFVADTNQHRIVRLDWQTGDRCILPLPQLCPPGLCRF